A single Brachybacterium sillae DNA region contains:
- a CDS encoding GuaB1 family IMP dehydrogenase-related protein codes for MRLLHTPNHDLTYDDCFFLPSRSDVTSRFDVDLASDDGTGTTIPLIAANMTAVSGRRMAEVMARRGGLAVLPQDLPLERLVEIVRSVKQRHVMLDHALTLAPHGTVGQAQALLPKRPHGVVVVIDEQQHPLGVVSEEELSGRDAFARVGDLVVSDVLRLSPTELDTDPASLHARIDATHHGVALVVAGDDTLQGVLTPHGVLRSTIYRPAVDEAGRLRTAVAVGINADVAGRVETLVEAGADVIVLDTAHGHQDSMLDALHAAREVLGDADGTSVRLVAGNVVTADGTRELLDAGADIVKVGVGPGAMCTTRMMTGVGRPQFSAVLDCAQEAARHGGHVWADGGVRHPRDVALALAAGASNVMIGSWFAGTYESPGQMRTDESGRRYKESFGMASKRAVSHRTAQEDAFARARKALFEEGISTSRMYLAEGAGSVEDLLDSITAGVRSSYTYAGARTTAQFRDRAVIGLQGASGYAEGRPVASSWS; via the coding sequence ATGCGCCTGCTGCACACGCCGAACCATGACCTCACGTACGACGACTGCTTCTTCCTGCCGTCCCGTTCCGACGTGACCTCCCGTTTCGACGTGGACCTCGCCTCCGACGACGGCACCGGCACCACCATCCCGCTGATCGCCGCGAACATGACCGCGGTGAGCGGGCGACGCATGGCGGAGGTCATGGCCCGGCGTGGCGGCCTCGCCGTCCTGCCGCAGGACCTGCCACTGGAGCGTCTGGTGGAGATCGTCCGCTCCGTCAAGCAGCGCCACGTGATGCTCGACCACGCCCTGACCCTCGCCCCGCACGGAACCGTCGGGCAGGCACAGGCGCTGCTGCCGAAGCGCCCCCACGGGGTGGTCGTGGTGATCGACGAGCAGCAGCATCCGCTCGGGGTGGTCTCCGAGGAGGAGCTGAGCGGCCGCGACGCCTTCGCCCGGGTGGGGGACCTGGTCGTCTCCGATGTGCTGCGGCTGTCCCCGACCGAGCTCGACACGGACCCCGCCTCGCTGCACGCCCGCATCGACGCCACGCACCACGGGGTCGCGCTGGTCGTGGCGGGCGACGACACCCTGCAGGGCGTCCTCACCCCGCACGGGGTGCTGCGCTCCACCATCTACCGTCCCGCCGTCGATGAGGCGGGGCGGCTGCGCACCGCGGTCGCCGTCGGCATCAACGCCGACGTGGCCGGGCGGGTGGAGACCCTGGTCGAGGCCGGGGCCGATGTCATCGTGCTGGACACCGCCCACGGCCACCAGGACAGCATGCTCGACGCGCTGCACGCGGCCCGGGAGGTGCTCGGCGACGCCGACGGCACCTCCGTACGGCTGGTCGCCGGGAACGTCGTGACCGCCGACGGCACCCGAGAACTGTTGGATGCGGGCGCCGACATCGTCAAAGTGGGTGTCGGCCCCGGCGCCATGTGCACCACCCGCATGATGACCGGTGTGGGGAGGCCCCAGTTCTCCGCGGTCCTCGACTGCGCCCAGGAGGCCGCCCGCCACGGCGGTCACGTGTGGGCCGACGGCGGCGTGCGGCACCCCCGCGACGTCGCCCTGGCACTCGCCGCCGGTGCCTCGAACGTCATGATCGGGTCGTGGTTCGCGGGCACCTACGAGTCGCCCGGGCAGATGCGGACCGACGAATCCGGGCGCCGCTACAAGGAGAGCTTCGGCATGGCCTCCAAGCGTGCGGTCTCCCATCGCACCGCCCAGGAGGACGCGTTCGCCCGCGCCCGCAAGGCGCTGTTCGAGGAGGGCATCTCCACCTCGCGCATGTACCTCGCGGAGGGCGCCGGCAGTGTGGAGGACCTGCTCGACTCCATCACCGCCGGGGTGCGGTCCTCGTACACCTACGCGGGGGCCCGCACCACCGCGCAGTTCCGGGACCGCGCCGTCATCGGGCTGCAGGGCGCCTCGGGCTACGCCGAGGGCCGACCCGTCGCCAGCTCCTGGAGCTGA
- the galE gene encoding UDP-glucose 4-epimerase GalE — protein sequence MTTVVIGGAGYIGSHVVRLLQQRGQNVVVVDDLSTGFAERVGDSELVQLDVTSDGAGERLAEVLRRSGADSVIHFAAHKQVGESVEKPEMYWHDNIGGLAHVLEACALAEVRDVVFSSSAAVYGMPDVDLVTEDLTPQPINPYGATKYVGEWMLADAERAHGMRTVALRYFNVAGAGAPELADTLVMNLVPIILDALDRGAAPVVFGTDYPTPDGTCIRDYVHVVDLADAHVAALEYLRREERPHRVFNVGTGTGSSVLEVIDAVARATGREITPELGQRRAGDPARLVCSTDRIRETLGWSSSKTLDDIVRSAVEARAARD from the coding sequence ATGACGACTGTGGTGATCGGTGGTGCCGGGTACATCGGGTCGCACGTGGTGCGGCTCCTGCAGCAGCGCGGACAGAACGTGGTGGTGGTCGACGACCTCTCCACCGGGTTCGCCGAGCGCGTGGGGGATTCCGAGCTGGTGCAGCTGGATGTGACCTCCGACGGCGCCGGGGAGCGCCTGGCCGAGGTGCTGCGCCGCAGTGGCGCCGATTCCGTCATCCACTTCGCCGCCCACAAGCAGGTCGGCGAGTCCGTGGAGAAGCCGGAGATGTACTGGCACGACAACATCGGCGGCCTCGCGCACGTGCTGGAGGCCTGCGCGCTCGCCGAGGTGCGAGATGTCGTGTTCTCCTCCTCCGCCGCGGTGTACGGGATGCCTGATGTCGACCTCGTCACCGAGGACCTCACCCCGCAGCCGATCAACCCCTACGGCGCCACGAAGTACGTGGGGGAGTGGATGCTCGCCGACGCCGAACGCGCTCACGGGATGCGCACCGTCGCGCTGCGGTACTTCAACGTGGCCGGCGCCGGTGCCCCCGAGCTCGCCGACACCCTGGTGATGAACCTGGTGCCGATCATCCTCGATGCCCTCGACCGCGGCGCCGCGCCGGTCGTGTTCGGCACCGATTACCCGACGCCCGACGGCACCTGCATCCGCGACTACGTGCACGTGGTCGACCTCGCCGACGCGCATGTCGCCGCCCTGGAGTACCTGCGCCGCGAGGAGCGCCCCCACCGGGTGTTCAACGTCGGCACCGGCACCGGTTCCAGCGTGCTCGAGGTGATCGACGCCGTCGCCCGTGCCACCGGCCGGGAGATCACACCCGAGCTGGGGCAGCGCCGGGCCGGTGACCCGGCCCGCCTGGTCTGCTCCACCGACCGGATCCGCGAGACCCTCGGCTGGTCGTCGTCGAAGACCCTCGACGACATCGTCCGCAGCGCCGTCGAGGCCCGCGCCGCCCGGGACTGA